One Granulicella sp. 5B5 DNA window includes the following coding sequences:
- a CDS encoding beta-galactosidase family protein, producing MSKSLPTSLFVRLRVLLCAWFLVSAVAVAQQPARSFAVDGDHFVLDGKPFQVIAGEMHYERIPREYWRARMEMAKAMGVNTIATYVFWNMHEPRPGVYDFSGNNDLVAFLKLTQAEHLYVLLRAGPYSCAEWEFGGFPAWLLEDPKMSTALRSNDPAFIVPAERWIKRLGQEVGSLQIGNGGPIIATQIENEYGNFSNDHAYMAHMRDIFVEAGFTESLLYTVDPSKALANGEIPGIYSGVNFGTGNAEHGLKALEASRPGQPLFATEYWPGWFDLWGHPHQTRPIAPQLQDLNYILGHGASINIYMIHGGTSFGMMAGASQSTGAYRGNVTSYDYDAPIDEAGHPTPKFYAYRDVILKYTHEKPLPVPATPPVIAVPQFTLTQSASLWDRLPKPIESEKPLTMEQVDQAYGYILYRKQLPAALHNAQLHLDTMQDFALVYLDGKFVGTLDRHYHQETIALSTDGPSRLDILVENTGRLNSTKWMRNERKGIRGAELDGAPLTGWQIYSLPMSEVPAVSGHAPASATPAPHFAAGNFRLARVGDTFLDVRGLGKGLIWINGHALGRFWDIGPQGTLYVPGPWLKKGRNDVVIFELLKNDPAPKLAGLTTPILDAPTPSYENDPERKKKPAADAEFGPKLAAPASAPNAPKE from the coding sequence ATGAGCAAGTCTCTCCCGACCTCTCTGTTCGTCCGTCTTCGCGTTCTTCTGTGCGCCTGGTTTCTTGTGTCTGCTGTGGCCGTCGCGCAACAGCCGGCGCGCAGCTTCGCCGTCGATGGCGACCACTTCGTGCTCGACGGCAAGCCGTTCCAGGTGATCGCCGGGGAGATGCACTATGAGCGCATCCCGCGCGAGTACTGGCGTGCGCGCATGGAGATGGCCAAAGCGATGGGTGTCAATACCATCGCAACATATGTCTTTTGGAACATGCACGAACCGCGCCCCGGCGTGTATGACTTCTCCGGTAACAACGACCTCGTCGCGTTCCTGAAGCTGACGCAGGCGGAGCACCTGTACGTGCTGTTGCGTGCAGGTCCCTACTCCTGCGCGGAGTGGGAGTTCGGTGGCTTTCCTGCGTGGCTGTTGGAGGACCCGAAGATGTCCACGGCGTTGCGTTCGAATGACCCGGCGTTCATCGTGCCTGCCGAGCGCTGGATCAAGCGGCTCGGTCAGGAGGTCGGGTCGTTGCAGATCGGCAACGGTGGCCCGATCATCGCAACGCAGATCGAGAACGAGTACGGTAACTTCTCCAACGACCACGCCTACATGGCGCATATGCGCGATATCTTTGTCGAAGCAGGATTCACAGAGTCGCTGCTCTATACAGTCGATCCCTCGAAGGCGTTGGCGAATGGCGAGATTCCCGGCATCTACTCCGGCGTGAACTTTGGAACGGGCAACGCCGAGCACGGGTTGAAGGCGCTCGAAGCCTCGCGGCCTGGCCAGCCGCTGTTCGCAACAGAGTACTGGCCTGGCTGGTTCGACCTGTGGGGGCATCCGCATCAGACGCGTCCTATTGCCCCACAGCTCCAGGACCTGAATTACATTCTCGGCCACGGCGCATCCATCAACATCTACATGATTCACGGCGGTACCAGCTTTGGCATGATGGCCGGCGCGAGCCAGAGCACCGGTGCGTATCGCGGGAACGTGACGAGCTATGACTACGACGCGCCTATCGACGAGGCCGGACATCCGACACCGAAGTTCTATGCGTATCGCGATGTGATTCTGAAGTACACGCATGAGAAGCCGCTGCCCGTGCCTGCGACGCCTCCGGTGATTGCAGTGCCACAGTTCACGCTCACGCAATCGGCCTCGTTGTGGGACCGTCTGCCGAAGCCGATTGAGTCAGAAAAGCCGCTCACGATGGAGCAGGTGGACCAGGCTTATGGCTACATCCTCTATCGCAAACAGCTTCCAGCTGCGTTGCACAACGCGCAGCTGCACCTGGATACGATGCAGGACTTCGCGCTGGTGTATCTCGATGGCAAGTTTGTAGGCACGCTCGACCGCCACTACCACCAGGAGACGATTGCGCTGAGCACGGACGGGCCCTCGCGGCTCGACATTCTTGTAGAGAACACCGGTCGGCTCAACTCCACCAAGTGGATGCGCAATGAGCGCAAGGGCATCCGAGGCGCAGAGCTTGACGGCGCACCACTGACGGGTTGGCAGATCTACTCGCTGCCCATGAGTGAAGTACCGGCGGTTTCCGGACATGCGCCTGCGTCCGCAACGCCCGCGCCGCACTTTGCGGCCGGCAACTTCAGGCTTGCGCGTGTCGGGGATACATTTCTCGACGTGCGTGGGCTCGGCAAAGGGCTCATCTGGATCAACGGCCACGCGCTCGGCCGCTTCTGGGACATCGGCCCGCAGGGCACGCTCTACGTGCCTGGGCCATGGCTGAAGAAGGGCCGCAATGATGTGGTGATCTTCGAGCTGCTGAAGAACGATCCCGCGCCGAAGCTTGCCGGGCTTACAACACCGATACTCGACGCACCGACGCCGAGCTATGAAAATGATCCGGAGCGAAAGAAGAAACCTGCGGCGGATGCCGAGTTCGGGCCCAAGCTCGCGGCGCCTGCGTCCGCACCCAACGCACCCAAGGAGTAG
- a CDS encoding rhamnogalacturonan acetylesterase, translating into MHRRIRVSIAVSAVLLLAAAASSHLAAQEQRFTCAATAHGAEHALTADTRFDAAKADAAYGFDLIASPSSMANGACSSDKPFFFSIAATDGNYQVTVKLGGTAPSTTTVRAESRRLFVDELSLPAKGSKKVIFNVNVRTAVIAGAAKAGDRPVEVRLKPREIGALDWDNKLTLEFNGEHPSVRSITIKRVDDVPTVYIAGDSTVVDQDKEPWAAWGQMLPVFFGAKIVIANEAESGETIKSFVGERRLAKVESTWKRGDYLLVQFAHNDQKPGRGFVPIPEYKDLMRRFIADARAKGVTPILVTAMNRRKFDAAGKIVQTLGDYPQATREIAAEQHTGLIDLNAMSKTLFETLGDAGTLHAFVHYPANTFPDQPEELHDDTHFTSYGAYELARAIVQTIRDQGMPLKKYLRPGIPPFDPAHPLPFSEWHLPSSPFVSTTTPYGR; encoded by the coding sequence ATGCACCGTCGAATCAGGGTTTCTATTGCCGTTAGTGCCGTACTGCTGCTTGCCGCAGCCGCGAGCAGTCATCTCGCCGCACAGGAGCAACGCTTCACCTGCGCGGCGACGGCCCACGGTGCGGAACATGCTCTGACCGCCGACACTCGCTTCGATGCAGCGAAGGCGGACGCAGCCTACGGCTTCGACCTGATTGCCTCGCCCTCCAGCATGGCGAATGGCGCGTGCAGCAGCGACAAACCATTCTTCTTCTCCATTGCTGCGACGGACGGCAACTACCAGGTGACGGTCAAGCTCGGCGGCACGGCGCCCTCGACCACAACTGTGCGTGCGGAGTCGCGCAGGCTCTTTGTCGATGAACTCTCCCTGCCAGCGAAGGGCTCGAAGAAGGTCATCTTCAACGTCAATGTGCGCACAGCGGTGATCGCCGGCGCTGCCAAGGCCGGTGATCGCCCGGTTGAGGTTCGCCTGAAGCCGCGCGAGATCGGCGCGCTCGACTGGGACAACAAGCTTACGCTGGAGTTCAACGGCGAGCACCCCAGCGTCCGCTCCATCACCATCAAGCGCGTCGACGACGTGCCCACCGTCTACATCGCGGGCGACTCCACCGTCGTCGATCAGGACAAAGAGCCCTGGGCCGCGTGGGGGCAGATGCTGCCCGTTTTCTTCGGCGCGAAGATCGTCATCGCGAACGAGGCAGAGTCCGGTGAGACCATCAAGAGCTTCGTCGGCGAACGGCGCCTGGCCAAGGTTGAATCCACATGGAAGCGCGGCGACTACCTGCTGGTGCAGTTCGCGCACAACGACCAGAAGCCGGGCCGAGGCTTTGTGCCCATCCCTGAGTACAAGGACCTGATGCGGCGCTTCATCGCGGATGCGCGCGCCAAGGGTGTCACGCCGATCCTCGTCACGGCCATGAACCGCCGCAAGTTCGACGCAGCCGGAAAGATCGTACAGACGCTCGGCGACTACCCGCAGGCCACGCGCGAGATCGCAGCCGAGCAGCACACGGGCCTCATCGACCTGAACGCGATGAGCAAGACGCTCTTTGAGACGCTCGGCGATGCGGGCACACTGCACGCCTTCGTCCACTACCCAGCGAACACATTTCCGGACCAGCCTGAAGAGTTGCACGACGACACGCACTTCACAAGCTATGGGGCCTACGAGCTCGCGCGCGCCATCGTGCAAACCATCCGCGACCAGGGCATGCCGCTGAAGAAGTACCTGCGTCCCGGTATCCCGCCGTTCGACCCCGCGCATCCGTTGCCGTTCAGCGAGTGGCATCTACCGTCGAGCCCGTTCGTTTCGACAACAACCCCCTACGGCCGGTAA
- a CDS encoding Nramp family divalent metal transporter, translating to MSFWKRWRTSLFLFFAVLGPGFITANVDNDAGGILTYSQAGAQYGYHLLWTMLPITIALIVVQEMCARMGVVTGKGLSDLIREEFGLRMTFFIMLLLVLVNFGNVVAEFSGIAGAIQLFRVSKYISVPLCALGVWLLVVKGDYKSVEKIFLVASGFYICYIVAGVLAQPSWHEALIETVKLPSRSVWSDRNYVYMTVGVIGTTITPWMQFYLQASVVEKGVNVKQYAASRMDVIVGSFFTDIVAWFIIVACAATLWTHGMRNINLPSDAAQAMRPLAGDFAYILFAAGLFNASFFAASVLPISTAYSVCEGLGFESGVDKKFHQAPFFYWLYTLLIVAGAAVVLIPNFPLVPMTILSQVLNGVLLPFVLYFMLKLINKKDLMGEYTNSYWFNIVAWATAVIVVGLTVVMLWQQVHQMMSPA from the coding sequence GTGAGCTTCTGGAAGCGCTGGCGGACCAGCCTCTTTCTCTTCTTTGCGGTGCTTGGGCCGGGGTTTATCACGGCCAACGTCGATAACGATGCAGGCGGCATTCTCACGTACTCGCAGGCGGGCGCGCAGTATGGCTACCACCTGCTGTGGACGATGCTGCCGATCACGATTGCGCTGATCGTGGTGCAGGAGATGTGCGCGCGCATGGGCGTCGTCACAGGCAAGGGCCTGAGCGACCTCATCCGTGAAGAGTTCGGCCTGCGCATGACCTTCTTCATCATGCTGCTGCTGGTGCTGGTGAACTTCGGCAACGTCGTCGCGGAGTTTTCGGGCATCGCGGGTGCGATCCAGCTCTTCAGGGTGAGCAAATACATCAGTGTGCCGCTGTGCGCGCTGGGTGTCTGGCTGCTGGTGGTCAAGGGCGACTATAAGAGCGTCGAGAAGATATTTCTGGTCGCGAGCGGATTTTATATTTGCTACATCGTTGCGGGCGTGCTGGCGCAGCCCTCGTGGCACGAGGCGCTGATCGAGACCGTAAAGCTGCCGAGCCGGTCGGTGTGGAGCGACCGCAACTATGTGTACATGACGGTGGGCGTGATCGGCACAACGATCACGCCGTGGATGCAGTTCTACCTGCAGGCGTCCGTGGTGGAAAAGGGCGTGAACGTGAAGCAGTATGCCGCGAGCCGCATGGACGTGATTGTGGGCTCGTTCTTCACGGACATCGTCGCATGGTTCATCATCGTGGCCTGCGCGGCTACGCTTTGGACGCACGGCATGCGCAACATCAACCTGCCCTCCGACGCAGCGCAGGCGATGCGGCCGCTGGCTGGCGACTTTGCCTACATCCTGTTTGCGGCGGGCCTCTTCAATGCGTCGTTCTTTGCCGCGAGCGTACTGCCCATCTCCACGGCTTACAGTGTGTGCGAGGGCCTGGGCTTTGAGAGTGGCGTGGACAAGAAGTTCCACCAGGCGCCGTTCTTCTACTGGCTCTACACGCTGCTGATCGTGGCGGGCGCGGCGGTCGTGCTGATCCCGAACTTCCCGCTGGTGCCGATGACGATCCTGAGCCAGGTGCTGAACGGCGTGCTGCTGCCGTTCGTGCTTTACTTCATGCTCAAGCTCATCAACAAGAAGGACCTGATGGGCGAGTACACAAACTCATACTGGTTCAATATTGTGGCCTGGGCGACGGCGGTGATCGTGGTTGGGCTGACCGTGGTGATGCTCTGGCAACAGGTGCATCAGATGATGTCGCCCGCGTAG
- a CDS encoding glycosyltransferase, with protein MKILYAGQLSANDSALYRLWALERLGHTVVPLNSYGYQPQSALLRKLVHRAQVGPWVTRLNHDVLAMAERERPDVFWADKMLGLRSQTLVKLRKLGIASVSYMIDNAFGPRRDPGWRLYMQCIPEFDLHVVQRDRNLADYKAWGARDVLKIQTAYEPTIHFPAEGEDYVARDATRSRGVSFIGTAYDDRPEFLTQLWREGLPVVISGDSQWHERLEPDVAAALYTGGELYGAAYRKAIWDAKINLSFLTHSNQDEFVHKSFEIAACGGFLLAERSEGHLARFVEDEEAVFFTGYEECAAKIRQYLPDVAARGRIAAAGRARAGRDGYGNDAQMAKVVERVRPLIERA; from the coding sequence GTGAAGATTTTGTATGCTGGTCAGCTCTCTGCGAACGACTCTGCGCTGTACAGGCTGTGGGCGCTGGAGCGGCTGGGGCATACGGTGGTGCCGCTGAACAGCTATGGCTATCAGCCGCAGAGTGCGCTGCTGCGGAAGCTGGTGCATCGCGCTCAGGTGGGGCCGTGGGTCACGCGGCTGAACCACGATGTGCTCGCGATGGCCGAGCGCGAACGGCCGGATGTCTTCTGGGCGGATAAGATGCTGGGGCTGCGGTCGCAGACGCTCGTGAAGCTTCGCAAGCTGGGCATTGCGAGCGTGAGCTACATGATCGACAACGCCTTCGGGCCACGGCGCGACCCCGGCTGGCGGCTGTACATGCAGTGCATCCCTGAGTTCGATCTGCATGTGGTGCAGCGCGACCGCAATCTCGCCGACTACAAGGCCTGGGGTGCGCGCGACGTGCTCAAGATCCAGACGGCATATGAACCGACGATCCACTTTCCGGCTGAGGGTGAGGACTATGTTGCGCGTGATGCGACGCGGTCGCGCGGGGTGTCGTTTATCGGCACGGCATATGACGATCGGCCCGAGTTTTTGACGCAGCTGTGGCGCGAGGGGCTGCCGGTGGTGATCTCCGGCGATAGCCAGTGGCATGAGCGGCTGGAGCCGGACGTCGCCGCGGCTTTGTATACCGGCGGTGAGCTGTACGGCGCAGCGTATCGCAAGGCGATCTGGGACGCAAAGATCAACCTGAGCTTCCTTACGCACTCCAACCAGGACGAGTTCGTGCATAAGAGCTTCGAGATCGCTGCGTGCGGCGGGTTTCTGCTGGCGGAGCGGTCGGAGGGCCACCTGGCTCGGTTTGTGGAGGATGAAGAGGCCGTCTTCTTTACGGGCTATGAAGAGTGCGCTGCGAAGATTCGGCAGTATCTGCCGGATGTTGCGGCGCGCGGGCGGATTGCGGCGGCGGGGAGGGCGCGGGCGGGGCGCGACGGATACGGCAACGATGCCCAGATGGCGAAGGTCGTAGAACGGGTGCGTCCGCTGATCGAACGGGCTTAG
- a CDS encoding CBS domain-containing protein codes for MLEVQTISTSASALLGRSVVDAAGKPLGRVKEFAVDVPRDEAHIAALVLEHRRDGKKERVLLPVTQIVLPEVDAGALVAHGKLTPFVQPNEFLLLDYDLLDQQIIDVDGRKVVRVNDVNLVWEPGAGVGETAGLRIEEVEVGTRGATRRLFKGLPIPMVEGIAERFAARAIPWGCVDLIERDPARRVRLKIGQERLAKLHPSDIADILEELAPAERGAVFSSLDEETAAEALEEIEPKLQKELLESLNSERAAEILEEMDPGAAADALSELSDEQSDAILEEMEPEERQDIEDLLEFSPDSAAGLMTTDYLSVPLAATVFDGVQALRTFEGDPDNVTEIYLTGEGDKLAGVVTLPKLLLAPSDELLRSLTDGHTVSCGLHARDKEVAELFDKYNLRSLPVLDVHGGIAGVIHAEQVIAQLLAE; via the coding sequence ATGTTGGAAGTGCAGACCATCTCGACGAGCGCATCGGCCCTGCTGGGACGGAGCGTGGTGGACGCCGCGGGCAAGCCGCTGGGGCGGGTGAAGGAGTTCGCCGTCGATGTGCCACGTGATGAGGCGCATATCGCCGCACTGGTGCTGGAGCACCGTCGCGATGGCAAGAAGGAGCGCGTGCTGCTGCCGGTGACGCAGATCGTGCTGCCGGAGGTGGATGCTGGGGCGCTGGTGGCGCATGGCAAGCTGACCCCGTTCGTGCAGCCGAATGAGTTTCTGTTGCTGGACTATGACCTGCTGGACCAACAGATTATTGACGTGGACGGGCGCAAGGTGGTCCGTGTAAACGATGTGAACCTAGTGTGGGAGCCGGGTGCGGGCGTGGGCGAGACCGCCGGTCTCCGGATCGAAGAGGTTGAGGTCGGGACGCGCGGCGCGACCCGCAGACTTTTTAAGGGGCTGCCGATCCCCATGGTCGAAGGCATTGCGGAGCGCTTTGCGGCGCGGGCGATCCCGTGGGGCTGCGTAGACCTGATCGAACGCGATCCGGCGCGGCGGGTGCGGCTGAAGATCGGGCAGGAGCGGCTGGCGAAGCTGCATCCTTCAGACATCGCGGACATTTTGGAGGAGCTGGCTCCGGCCGAGCGTGGGGCTGTGTTCTCCAGCCTGGATGAAGAGACGGCCGCGGAGGCGCTGGAAGAGATCGAGCCGAAGTTGCAGAAGGAGTTGCTGGAGAGCCTGAACTCCGAGCGCGCGGCGGAGATTCTGGAAGAGATGGACCCGGGCGCGGCTGCGGACGCTCTGTCCGAGCTGAGCGATGAGCAGTCGGACGCGATCCTGGAGGAGATGGAGCCGGAAGAACGGCAGGACATCGAGGACCTGCTGGAGTTCTCGCCGGACTCTGCCGCCGGGTTGATGACAACGGACTATCTGAGCGTGCCGCTGGCGGCGACGGTCTTCGATGGTGTGCAGGCGCTGCGCACCTTTGAGGGCGATCCTGACAATGTGACGGAGATCTACCTGACCGGCGAGGGCGACAAGCTGGCGGGCGTGGTGACGCTACCGAAGCTGCTGCTGGCACCGAGCGATGAGCTGCTGCGCTCGCTGACGGATGGCCACACGGTGAGCTGTGGGCTGCATGCGCGCGACAAGGAAGTGGCCGAGCTGTTCGACAAGTACAACCTGCGCTCGCTGCCGGTGCTGGACGTGCATGGCGGCATCGCTGGGGTGATCCATGCCGAGCAGGTGATCGCACAGCTGCTGGCCGAGTAA
- a CDS encoding deoxyhypusine synthase: protein MKTKKELLQNTIQPIDIMQHNVVSLVDAMAPMAYSSRDLARAAGLYEMMLRDTDCGVILCLAGSLISAGLQKVIVELVRNNMVDAIVSTGANIVDQDFFEALGFRHYIAPDEYKYGAHDGELREMQIDRIYDTFIDEDELRICDETIHQITNSLEPRAYSSREFIVAMGEYLDKHGRTPKHGQPDSIVWACYEKQVPIFCPAFSDCSAGFGLVAHQHARLGKPVVSIDSVKDFYELTQLKIANPTTGLLMIGGGVPKNFAQDIVVAADVLGVDASMHKYAIQVTVADVRDGALSGSTLKEASSWGKVELTYEQMVYAEATIAFPLIAGYSLQKNAAAARTGKKFAQVLEPVTA, encoded by the coding sequence ATGAAGACGAAAAAGGAACTCCTCCAAAACACAATCCAGCCGATCGACATCATGCAGCACAATGTTGTCTCGCTGGTCGATGCCATGGCTCCCATGGCGTATAGCTCGCGCGACCTGGCTCGCGCCGCCGGCCTCTACGAGATGATGCTGCGCGATACGGACTGTGGCGTGATTCTGTGCCTGGCCGGGTCGCTGATCTCGGCCGGTTTGCAGAAGGTCATCGTCGAACTGGTGCGCAACAACATGGTCGATGCGATTGTTTCGACCGGCGCCAACATCGTCGATCAGGATTTCTTTGAGGCGCTGGGCTTCCGCCACTACATCGCGCCTGATGAGTACAAGTACGGCGCGCATGACGGCGAGCTGCGCGAGATGCAGATCGACCGCATCTACGACACGTTTATCGACGAAGACGAGCTGCGCATCTGCGACGAGACGATTCACCAGATCACTAATTCGCTGGAGCCGCGCGCGTACTCGTCGCGTGAGTTCATCGTGGCGATGGGTGAGTACCTGGACAAGCACGGCCGTACGCCCAAGCACGGTCAGCCTGACTCGATCGTGTGGGCCTGCTATGAGAAGCAGGTGCCGATCTTCTGCCCGGCGTTCTCGGACTGCTCGGCGGGCTTTGGCCTGGTGGCGCACCAGCACGCGCGTCTCGGCAAGCCGGTTGTTTCGATCGACTCGGTGAAGGACTTCTATGAGCTGACGCAGCTGAAGATCGCGAACCCGACCACGGGTCTGCTGATGATCGGCGGCGGCGTGCCGAAGAACTTCGCGCAGGACATCGTGGTGGCCGCCGACGTGCTCGGCGTGGACGCCTCGATGCACAAGTACGCGATCCAGGTAACGGTGGCCGATGTGCGCGACGGTGCGCTCTCCGGCTCGACGCTGAAGGAAGCCAGCTCGTGGGGCAAGGTCGAACTGACCTATGAGCAGATGGTCTATGCCGAGGCGACGATTGCGTTCCCGCTGATCGCCGGCTACTCGCTGCAGAAGAACGCAGCCGCCGCGCGTACAGGCAAGAAATTTGCCCAGGTGCTGGAGCCGGTCACGGCGTAA
- a CDS encoding helix-turn-helix transcriptional regulator, whose amino-acid sequence MNNRLKQLRGELGLSQEALAQRLEVSRQSVNAIETGRYDPSLPLAFKIAKVFGKPIEEIFEE is encoded by the coding sequence ATGAATAACCGTCTGAAGCAGCTGCGTGGAGAACTTGGGCTCTCGCAGGAGGCGCTTGCGCAACGGTTGGAGGTGAGCCGGCAGAGCGTGAACGCGATTGAGACGGGGAGGTATGACCCGTCGCTGCCGCTGGCGTTCAAGATTGCGAAGGTGTTTGGGAAGCCGATCGAAGAGATCTTTGAAGAGTAG